The window CCAGCATTTATTGCCTTGCACAAATCAGAATTTCCTTCTATAGAATCATTGAAATGCTGCTGTGCTGGCAAAAAGCATACTTTTGTTGCAACAAGGAACAAACCTGTATGTGGTTGTTTAGGGCCCGGATTTATTCAAAATGCCAAGCGGAATCACTACTGTGCACTAGTTCAGGCTGGTAATAGTCCTGAAAAGTACAGAGAGACCATGCTGACACTTGGCAAATACCACAGCAAGGACATTCATGAATGGGAGGGAGGGTCTTGTTCTTTTCATCCCCTGACAAAGTGCTCTTGTAAGAATTGTGATTGTGATGAAAATGGGTTTTACCCAGATATGAAATGCCAAGGACAGCCATATCACTCTACTCACCCCCTGAAATGTGAGTTTCATGGGCTTGCCTATGAGATAGAGTGTGCTGAAAGGGCAAAAAATGCAAAGAGTGTGATTGACCCAGAATTAGGGAAAGGGCACTCAAACATGCCAGAGGCCACCTTTAGTGTTTTGGCAAAATTCAGGGCCAAGGATACAAATCTACACCAAAAACATCACCAGGCCTCTACCAATCTGGGCCTTATTCAGGCAAACATGACATGGCTGTTTAAAGAAAAAGGGGCACAATACCACTGGATCATTGAGCTGTATTCTTGGATGGGCCTTCCAGTACTCAGTGGAATTCAGGAGATTGTATGTAAACAAAATCTTGTCGATTTCATAACATGAAGGTGTTGCTTTGTAATGATCAGGTGGGGACGATTTGGGATATGAAGTTCTGTTTGGATATTATAATGATCATATCAACTGTTACAAAAATATTCCAATATAGTGAGGAGAACAGTAAAGGAATAGAGAAACTTCAGCACTTGTGTTCAGTGTTCTATATTATAATATTGCATGTGGACATGTGGTTTGAGTGCATACTTATAATTTCATTGAATATTATGTTCAATGTATTCTTCTTTTCACAAGTGCCAACATGACAACAGAGAGAGAATGAAACGGTTGGAATACTACAAGACGGATGcggggaaaaagaaaagagtcaagagaaaagtaaacCGAGCTGAGGAGCAAGAATTGAGGTATAACTAATCAGTGCAGCGGTCATCAACTATAAACAGGGTCaccaaattattttttacaACTCTTTTCAGGTCTTCATTTAACAAAATGTAATTACTGCCCATCTAGATAGCCTTTTGGTATTGGTGGGATAGTGTAACCTTTTCTATTTGTAATGATAAGATTGTTACATATCTCACAAATGGGTGGGAAACGAAATGCTACCAATGTTTCTGTGTTTCTgtgtttttggcttttttgttttgtttgtcttttgagTTGTCTGCTGTACTCGGAAATCCACTACTTACTGAAGGGGAAGTATAACAGTGCTTGCAAACATAGTCTTACGTCTCTTTCTTGTCTTGTAGAAAGAAATATGTCAAGAATTGCCAAATTAGGCACACATATGGAGAGGAAGAGCAGACTGATCTTTTGGAAGAAGAAGCAGTCCTCCTTGCACAGAATGCTGTTGATGAGGGACTGGTCAGTGGCACTGAAATAACATCAGTTCCTGTTCCTGATGCTCCTGAAAGTGCTGTAGTGACTCTTGGGGGAAAGAATTGCAAATGGTGTGGGAGTACCACACACAGTCGCAAAACGCACAAAGACTGCCCCCATAATCCTAGAAATGCTCCCGCaatataaaatattctttttttgtaaACTGTAGTATTCAATTTTGGTTGCTATAA of the Montipora capricornis isolate CH-2021 chromosome 7, ASM3666992v2, whole genome shotgun sequence genome contains:
- the LOC138055341 gene encoding uncharacterized protein codes for the protein MMFIFKCCGCWTTEIDYKSSQLAQNSRRQIVSLALSLAFFISGHGYASYRKTLRRGLGLGVTSEKPFLEVIDLALPHIKDMLDEMCDDAKHQMIQLPSDQIGSWSRAVTCCDGCWLIRGHFSQNCTFVIKNYITGALLYYGHLSMRGADRICDEDLWQGTAKSAEGHLSQKLWAQAKEEGLNVAINWQDADSSSAKGFRYSFSNEQESRVMLCGGHVGRAHGKKLEDLKGMSTFTPAFIALHKSEFPSIESLKCCCAGKKHTFVATRNKPVCGCLGPGFIQNAKRNHYCALVQAGNSPEKYRETMLTLGKYHSKDIHEWEGGSCSFHPLTKCSCKNCDCDENGFYPDMKCQGQPYHSTHPLKCEFHGLAYEIECAERAKNAKSVIDPELGKGHSNMPEATFSVLAKFRAKDTNLHQKHHQASTNLGLIQANMTWLFKEKGAQYHWIIELYSWMGLPVLSGIQEICQHDNRERMKRLEYYKTDAGKKKRVKRKVNRAEEQELRKKYVKNCQIRHTYGEEEQTDLLEEEAVLLAQNAVDEGLVSGTEITSVPVPDAPESAVVTLGGKNCKWCGSTTHSRKTHKDCPHNPRNAPAI